The DNA segment GGCTTCGATACGGCCTATGACCTGATGCCCAAGTATGACCGGCAAATGTGGCGGCGGCGTTCGGCCCTCGATTTCATCCAGCTCGGTATGGCAAACCCCGCAAGCGGATACTTTCAACAACACCTGATTTTCCGCCGGCACCGGCACCGGTAATGCCATCGGCGTCAACGGCGACGGGTTTTCCTGTAGATTACAAAGCCTTTCCAATACCATTGCCTTCATTGCATCCACCTGTTTGGGTTAGCGCTATACTGATTTCGATGAGCCGTTCGGGAAAACTTTTCATAAATCATGAATGGCTCGGAGTCAATCCGCTAGCCAACATTTATCGAGCTTAAACCATGAACGATACGGACAGCATGATAAAGGACATTGAAAACGAAACCCGGTTGACCCGCGATTTTATCGGCAAGGATACTCTGGATGCACGAGTCATGGCGGCGATGAAACAAGTGCCTCGCCATGAATTTTTGCCGGAGGACTTGCGTTACCGGGCCTACCAAAACGGCCCCGCCCCCATCGGTTCCGGGCAAACTATTTCCCAGCCCTATATCGTGGCCTTGATGACAGACTTGCTGCAGACCAAGCCCACGGATGTGGTGCTGGAAATCGGCACCGGTTCTGGCTATCAGTCGGCTATCTTAGCGCAATTGGTTAGCCAGGTTTATTCGATCGAAATCATTGAATGTCTGGCGCTCAATGCCGGCAAGCGCCTCGCCGGCCTTGGCTATCGCAATATCGAGGTTCGTTATGGCAACGGCTGTTTCGGCTGGCCGGAACATGCGCCCTTTGACGGCATCATCGTCACGGCCGCCGCGCCGCATATCCCGCAAGCCTTGATCGATCAACTGCGCGTCGGCGCCCGCTTGGTGATACCGGTCGGCTTACCCTATTGCTATCAGGAACTGATGCTGCTGGAAAAACAGGCCGACGGCCAAATCGATAGCAGCACCATTCTCGGGGTCAGTTTTGTGCCGCTGACCGGCATCCACAACAAACCTCAAACCTGAATCACATGCTATGCTGCTTGCATGAAAATCCATATTGCAACGGAGCAAGCCATGCGTAGACTCACCAGCGTTTTTTTTCTATTGGCCACCCTGCTTTTGCCGGGTTGCGGCTATAACACCTTTCAAAGCCAGGACGAGCAGATCAACGCCGCCTGGGCCGAAGTGCTGAACCAATATCAGCGCCGCGCCGATCTGGTGCCGAATCTGGTCAATACCGTCAAAGGCTATGCCGGACACGAAAAAGAAGTGCTGGAAGCCGTGACCGCTTCCCGCGCCCGAGTCGGCGGGATTCAGGCCACGCCGGAACTGGTCAACGACGAACAGGCTTTCGCCAAATTTCAAGCCGCCCAGGGCGATTTGACTTCGTCCTTGTCGCGCTTGCTGGTGGTAGCGGAAAATTATCCGCAACTGAAGGCCGATGCCAATTTCCGCGATTTACAGGCGCAATTGGAAGGCACCGAGAACCGTATCACCGTGGCTCGCAACCGCTATATCGCCGCCGTAAAAGATTACAACATTACAGTACGTACCTTCCCCAGCAACCTGACCGCGATGCTGTTTAGCTACACGACCAAACCGTCGTTCACCGTCGAGAATGAAAAGGCCATTTCGACCGCGCCCGTGGTCGACTTCGGGAAATAACATGCCGGCTCAACGCCTTAGCTACCGTGGATTGCCGGCCGCATTGTTCATCGTTCTTTTTTGGGGCATGGCCGCGTTTGCCCAGGTGCCGATACCCCAGCTTGAACGGCGCGTCACCGACCTGACCGCCACCTTGAGCAGCGATCAACTGAACGCGTTGGAACAGCGCCTGGCCGCATTCGAGCAACAAAAAGGCAGCCAGATCGCGGTGTTACTGGTACCAACCACTCAACCCGAGGACATCGCTCAATATTCGATTCGAGTGGTTGAACAATGGAAACTGGGCCGCAAGAATGTCGATGACGGCGTGCTATTGCTGCTGGCCAAAAATGACCGCGCCACCCGCATCGAAGTGGGTTATGGGCTAGAAGGCGCCATTACCGACGCGCAGTCCAAACGCATCATCGAGGACATCATGATCCCGTATTTTCGCCAGAGCGACTTTGCCGGCGGGATTAACGCCGGCGTCGATAGCTTGATCGGCCTGATTCAGGGCGAACCGTTACCTGAAGCCGAACCCTCCGCAATCGGTTCCCTACCGGATCAATATTTTTCGTTGCTGCTGTTCCTGGCTGTTATCAGCGGCGGCATTTTGCGCGCGCTGTTGGGCAAATTTCTGGGCGGCTTGGTCACAGGCGGCCTGGTCGGGATAGTGGTTTGGCTATTGGGTGGCGGCTTGATTTTCGCGATTTTTCTAGCGTTAATGGCCTTTGTGATCGCTCAAGGCAATAGCCGTGGCTACCGGGGAGGTGGCGGAGGCGGTTTCGGTGGCGGCGGATTCAGCAGCGGCGGCGGTTTTTCCGGCGGCGGTGGTGGATTTGGCGGCGGCGGCGCGTCAGGGAGATGGTAAGACATGCAAATCGCTAGATACTTCAAACATATCTTCAGCGGCCCCTGGCGAGTCCGGCGGTTTTTTCCCAAGAGTAGCCTGAAAGCCATCGAAGCCGCGATTGCCGCCGGCGAGCGCACCCATCTGGGTGAATTACTGTTTGTCGTGGAAAGCTCCTTGGACATTGGCGATGTCTGGCGCGGAATCGCGCCACGGCAACGCGCGGTCGAGGTATTTTCGCAAAGCCGGGTCTGGGACACCGAACATAATTCCGGCGTACTGATTTATCTGTTATTGGCCGAGCGCCGGGTGGAAATCCTCGCCGATCGTGGCATACATGCCAAAGTCGGCAATGCGGCCTGGGCCGATATTTGCCGCGACATGGAAACCCGATTTCGGGCCGGTGAATTCGAGCGCGGCGCCATCGAAGGTATTACTGCCATCAACCAATTGTTGCAACGGCACTTCCCGGCCCGAAACCGCGAAAACCTCAACGAAATAGCCGACGCGCCCATCATGCGGTAGCACTGGACCCGCCGAAACCGATGAGGCCGGAGACTTTAACCGCCCGGTTTTAACAACATCTTGCGTACATCGCCGACATGAGTTTCCTCCAAGGCGCACATGCGCCGCGCATATTCCTCCAGTAATACGTTGCGGCCGTTCACCAGTTCCAGCAAACGGTAATATTCGGCCAGCGCTTGGGTTTCATGTTCCAGGGACTCGCGCAAAATATCGCCAATATCGTGGCGATGAGTTTCCAGCAAGGGGCCGATCCCCAGCGATGGATGGCCGCCCAGATGAGTGATCATTTCCCCGGCCTGGTTGGCGTGCTGCAAGGACTCGTTGGCTTGGGCGCGCATCCAGGACACGATGGGAATCCGATTGTAACCAAACACCATCAACGCATAGTGAGTGTAACGAACAACGCCGGCCAGTTCGGCTTCCAAAATATTATTCAAAACCGTGATGACCGCATCATGATCTATCTCGTTATTAGCCATGACAGCCTCCTGTTTCAGAATGAAGGGAAGCCCACTATAGGCCTTTTAGCATATCAAGCAAACCGATTGAATCGCTCCAACACATAAAGTCGGCGGCCTGCTTGTTTTCGACACCCAGCCAAAGCCGCCGCCAGCCGGCCGGCAATGCCCACTAAAGTAAATACATCCGATTTATCACGTATTTACGAACAAGCCGCCATGATCAAACACGGTATAATCCGACCCAAATCAAATTTACATAACCAAAGCTGTCAACCATGCAAACCGCCAGAATTCCGCTCTTCGCCATTTTGATCATCATCGTCCATGGCGCGCTCGGATGGTTTGCCAACCAACCTCGGGATGTCGGTGCCGATGTACCCGCCGGGAAATTGAACAGCCTGTCATTTGCGCCCTATCGGGAAGGATTCAGCCCGATCCTGCAAAAATTTCCGCTGCCGGAGCATATCGACCAAGACCTGGGACTGCTGGCGGACAAAACCCACAGCATCCGAACCTATTCCATACTTGGCGGCATGCAACCCACGCCCGATTTCGCCCGTAAACATGGGGTGGATATAATCATGGGCGGCTGGCTGGGCAACGGCCACCAGCAAAACAAAATTGAAGTCGAAGCCTTGATCCAGGCCGCTAATGCCAACCAGGATCAGGTGAAACGGGTGATCGTCGGCAACGAGGTATTGCTGCGCAAGGATATGGATGTCGACAGCCTTATCGGCTATATCCGCCAAGTCAAACAGGCTATCAAACAGCCAGTTACCTACGCCGATGTTTGGTCCAGCTATATCAAATACCCGCAACTCTTCAATGAAGTGGATTTTATTACCATCCACATTTTGCCTTACTGGGAAGACGAGCCGGTTGCGATCGAACACGCCGCCGAGCATGTCGAGAAAATCATACGGCAAATCGAAGACAAGGCCCGCGGCATGGGGGTCAACAAACCGATTCTAATCGGCGAGTCCGGCTGGCCGGCCGCCGGCCGTCAACGCGGCTTGGCGGTGCCGAGCGTCATCAATGAAGCCCGTTACATCCGCGACCTGATCCAGGTCGCCAATCGGCACGGCCTTGATTACAACATCGTCGAAGCCTTCAATCAGCCCTGGAAAAGTAACCACGAAGGCGTGGTGGGCGCCAACTGGGGGCTGCTGACCATAGACCGTCAACCGGTTTTCCCGCTGACCGGCCCCGTCAGCGAAAATCCCGACTGGCCGTTACATTTTGGCTGGGCAACGCTGTTGTACCTATTAGTGACCGCCTGTTATTTCAACAAACTGCGATCGCTTTCAGCACTGCGTATGTTGCTGTTTTTATCACTGTCGCAAGCGCTCTGTGTTTGCCTGATTACGCTGGCGGATTTTCAGTGGCACACCAGTTATAGCCCATGGCAGCAAGCCTATACGGTGATAATAGTCATCGCCAATGCCGTACTGGGCGGCTTGCTGATCCAGCGTTTTTACACGGTGTTAGCCGACAAAGCCACGGCGCCGGCACTGGCAAACCGGCTAAAACGGGCTTACCAGTTTTTTATGCTGCTGGCGGTTTATAAAACCTATCAGCTGGCCTACGATGGCCGTTACTTGAGCTTTCCGAATGAGCAATTCGCCATTCCGGCGCTGGGGGTATTGGGCCTGATCCTCTGTCTGATAGTCAGTCGGCACGGGATCAATCGGCAAACCTTATCTTTCGACCGGCCAATCGACGGCAAACCACAGGCCGGTCGCGCTAGGTTTATCGCTTACCTGTTAAGCCTTGGCCTGCTGGCATTGGTGTCGGCCGAAACCTATTCCTTTCTGACGGCCTATGATTTTATTCAGGCTCATCCCAGCTTGAGCGAAGGCCTACCCATCGCCTTGAGCTATACCCTGAAAAACCAGCAATTGACCACCTGGCTAATTTCCATACAGATTTTAGCCTTGCCATTCTGGCGCCGCCCTCCTGCCTACAACGGGAAGACCTAAAAGCTCGGAATTCCGTCAACAATAAGTTCCTAATATCGAATGGCGTTGGCGTCCAGAGTATTTTGGCAACTAGCATCCGATCCAAGCACTTACACCTCTTTGGGCAATAGTTTGCGTTCCGGATCGGCTGTTCCAGGCGTTACAGTCAAAAGATGTGATGCCGCTCATGATCGATTGCGACACTTTCGGGGATTACCAGTCGGTTGTTCGTGCTAGACTTTTGTCCTGACATTCATTATTTCGTCAGGATCGCACTATGGCAGCCGCGCGGACCAGCCACACACACCCTCTTCAGATCGCGGAAGTCCGTGCCAGCCCATCACAGGGACGGATCGGAATCACCTTCTGCCCAGGCAAGCATGACCATTTTGCGCACACGGGCGCCTGGGAGCGCGACCTCGGTATCGATTTGGACGCCATCGCCGCCTGGGGCGCCAAGCTGGTGCTGACACTGGTAGAACCCGCGGAGCTCAAGGCACTCAAGGTACCGCTGCTAGGGCATGAAATTCGCGGACGGGGCATAGCGTGGCTTCATCTGCCCATCGCCGACTATTCCGTTCCTACTCAGGCTTTCGAACAGCAGTGGGCCACGCAAGGCCGCGAGATCCGCGAGATGTTGCGCAATGGTGATGATGTGCTGGTGCATTGCAAAGGTGGCCTGGGTCGGGCCGGCATGATCGCGGCGCGGCTACTGGTGGAATTGGGCATGAATCCCGATGAGGCGATCCATGCCGTTCGCCGCGTGCGCAAGGGCGCCATCGAAACGCCAGGGCAACTGGCGCTGGTGCGTCGAACCAAGCCCATTGCCTAAGCAAACCGATGAACGCTGACAGGCCTCTGATCGATACCAGCACTATGCAGCGAGTTGGCGGGCAATTGGGCACCAACCCGGCGGGCATTTTTCAGGACAACAACGGACGGCGCTACTACGTGAAGACGCTGGAGTCTCCGGCCCATGCACGCAATGAAATGATCGCGGCCAAGCTCTATCATCTGGCCGGCGCGCCGACTTTGACCTATGTGAGCACAACAGCGCCTGACCAGATCGCGACCGAGTGGATCGAACTCGACAAGAAGTGTATTGCACATCTCAACGAAAGCGAACGTAAAAAGGCTCAGCGCTGGTTCGGTGTTCATGCCTGGACGGCCAACTGGGACGCCGCCGGCTACAATGGCGACAATCAGGGCGTCGTCAACGGCAAAGTGCTGACGCTCGACGTGGGTGGGGCGCTGGCATTCCGGGCTCAGGGTGACCCCAAGGGCAAAGCGTTCGGCACTCGGGTGGACGAACTCGATGTGCTGCGAACTGACGAAGGCAACCCTCACGCAGTCAGGCTCTTCAGTGACATGAGTCCAGACGAAATCGAACAGGCCATCATGGTGGTGCTACGGATTGCCGACCAACAGATTCACCAGGTCATCATTGACAGCGGCGGCGGTGACGCCCTGGCCGAGAAGATGATTGCACGCAAAGCCGATATGGCTAGGCGCTAGAAGCAATTTAGGTTCTATTTCGCCTTAGGAGCTGGCAGCGACCTTGACATCGTTAAAGCTAAACAGAATTGAACTTCAGCTATCGAGAACGACATTTTAAAATATGCTAATTTACAGTTTCGGCCAGAAGCGGACTGCTGGGTTACATTGTGAATGGCAATATTTGAAGGTATACCTGTCTGTCGCTCTTGCTAAATGCTTGATTGCAAAAACTGAACACAGTGATGGATGAGACTATATCGTACTCAGAAAAGGTCGCTTTCGCTTATACTGTTGACTTTTCTGGCAAAGTCTCAAGCAACTTTTCCGTTTGCTTGATCGATGTTTCCTTATCTTGAACAGACACCATTGCCGACAATCTGTAGTCCGCTACGATTCTAAGCCCTTTTAGCTGCTGAAGAATGAAACCGATTTTTCTATCGTTAACGTCGGTGCTTTTTGTCAGACCGGAAATCAGCTTTGCATGAACGCCGCCCTCGGCGGAACCGTCCATTTTGTAGACTTCAAGGCAAGCATGATAAGCCGCGTAATACGCTCTGCTTACAGAGTTTCGTATTTGAATTTCGGTATCTTCTGGCAACGATTTTGCGAATTGCAAAAACGCTTGTTGGTCGACAGGCATTAGTGTTGGCAGGCCCTGAAAGCAACGGTCATATTACCGAGATCGATATCGGGCTGGCTGGCTAGTATTTCGCACAATTCCATATTCATCTCGACCGTAATATCGACGTTCGATGTTGTCTCGATCCAATTGAACAATTCTTGTGTTTCTTCCGTCGGAATCAACGATAGATTGATCGTTTTTATATCGGCGCCATGCTTTAAACGAATGGACTCTAAAATATCGGACAACTGATGCAAACTGGGCTCCGGAATACCCAAACTTAAAACGATCTTGGCGTTTTGAACAAAACCTTCCGCTTTTTCGTCAATAACAGCCAATTGCAGAGGAATCAGTGCTTGATAGTGCTCAACGACTTTATCGAACAATCCCAAAAAATAAGCCGATTTAACTGCCGACACAAGAAGAACCGGCGCATGCGGGAACACATTTAAACCTTTTTTAGCCCATTTATAGGCATCCTTAATATGGCCCAGATTATAAAGAGACGTGCAATACGAATCGTAAAGCTCGACCGAACCTTCCAAACGAATTGCTAACTCATGCTGCTTTTTACATTCCGCTACGTCGTTATCTAGACATGCAATCATCCCCAAGATGGCAGCATAAACGGCACGGTTACCGTTTTTCAGTTTGGCCGCTTCCCGTTTTAGTTTGGCAACTTCGAATTGCGAAGGAGCCCTATCCTCGGAGATATAGCGGCAAATCTCCTCAATCAGCTGGTTTTCGATTGTATTGGGCTTTAACGTCATCTAAATGGTCCGAAAAACAGCATAAAGCAAACAATGACA comes from the Methylomonas sp. LL1 genome and includes:
- a CDS encoding protein-L-isoaspartate(D-aspartate) O-methyltransferase produces the protein MNDTDSMIKDIENETRLTRDFIGKDTLDARVMAAMKQVPRHEFLPEDLRYRAYQNGPAPIGSGQTISQPYIVALMTDLLQTKPTDVVLEIGTGSGYQSAILAQLVSQVYSIEIIECLALNAGKRLAGLGYRNIEVRYGNGCFGWPEHAPFDGIIVTAAAPHIPQALIDQLRVGARLVIPVGLPYCYQELMLLEKQADGQIDSSTILGVSFVPLTGIHNKPQT
- a CDS encoding LemA family protein; translated protein: MRRLTSVFFLLATLLLPGCGYNTFQSQDEQINAAWAEVLNQYQRRADLVPNLVNTVKGYAGHEKEVLEAVTASRARVGGIQATPELVNDEQAFAKFQAAQGDLTSSLSRLLVVAENYPQLKADANFRDLQAQLEGTENRITVARNRYIAAVKDYNITVRTFPSNLTAMLFSYTTKPSFTVENEKAISTAPVVDFGK
- a CDS encoding TPM domain-containing protein, whose amino-acid sequence is MPAQRLSYRGLPAALFIVLFWGMAAFAQVPIPQLERRVTDLTATLSSDQLNALEQRLAAFEQQKGSQIAVLLVPTTQPEDIAQYSIRVVEQWKLGRKNVDDGVLLLLAKNDRATRIEVGYGLEGAITDAQSKRIIEDIMIPYFRQSDFAGGINAGVDSLIGLIQGEPLPEAEPSAIGSLPDQYFSLLLFLAVISGGILRALLGKFLGGLVTGGLVGIVVWLLGGGLIFAIFLALMAFVIAQGNSRGYRGGGGGGFGGGGFSSGGGFSGGGGGFGGGGASGRW
- a CDS encoding TPM domain-containing protein, which encodes MQIARYFKHIFSGPWRVRRFFPKSSLKAIEAAIAAGERTHLGELLFVVESSLDIGDVWRGIAPRQRAVEVFSQSRVWDTEHNSGVLIYLLLAERRVEILADRGIHAKVGNAAWADICRDMETRFRAGEFERGAIEGITAINQLLQRHFPARNRENLNEIADAPIMR
- a CDS encoding ferritin-like domain-containing protein — its product is MANNEIDHDAVITVLNNILEAELAGVVRYTHYALMVFGYNRIPIVSWMRAQANESLQHANQAGEMITHLGGHPSLGIGPLLETHRHDIGDILRESLEHETQALAEYYRLLELVNGRNVLLEEYARRMCALEETHVGDVRKMLLKPGG
- a CDS encoding glycoside hydrolase family 17 protein; protein product: MQTARIPLFAILIIIVHGALGWFANQPRDVGADVPAGKLNSLSFAPYREGFSPILQKFPLPEHIDQDLGLLADKTHSIRTYSILGGMQPTPDFARKHGVDIIMGGWLGNGHQQNKIEVEALIQAANANQDQVKRVIVGNEVLLRKDMDVDSLIGYIRQVKQAIKQPVTYADVWSSYIKYPQLFNEVDFITIHILPYWEDEPVAIEHAAEHVEKIIRQIEDKARGMGVNKPILIGESGWPAAGRQRGLAVPSVINEARYIRDLIQVANRHGLDYNIVEAFNQPWKSNHEGVVGANWGLLTIDRQPVFPLTGPVSENPDWPLHFGWATLLYLLVTACYFNKLRSLSALRMLLFLSLSQALCVCLITLADFQWHTSYSPWQQAYTVIIVIANAVLGGLLIQRFYTVLADKATAPALANRLKRAYQFFMLLAVYKTYQLAYDGRYLSFPNEQFAIPALGVLGLILCLIVSRHGINRQTLSFDRPIDGKPQAGRARFIAYLLSLGLLALVSAETYSFLTAYDFIQAHPSLSEGLPIALSYTLKNQQLTTWLISIQILALPFWRRPPAYNGKT
- a CDS encoding cyclin-dependent kinase inhibitor 3 family protein, whose amino-acid sequence is MAAARTSHTHPLQIAEVRASPSQGRIGITFCPGKHDHFAHTGAWERDLGIDLDAIAAWGAKLVLTLVEPAELKALKVPLLGHEIRGRGIAWLHLPIADYSVPTQAFEQQWATQGREIREMLRNGDDVLVHCKGGLGRAGMIAARLLVELGMNPDEAIHAVRRVRKGAIETPGQLALVRRTKPIA